A single Paratractidigestivibacter faecalis DNA region contains:
- a CDS encoding ABC transporter ATP-binding protein, which produces MRIVKLFKNHVLALVCAVALIVISCNADLALPTYMSEIVDVGIQQGGIEGPAPDTIRAESLSDLELFMPEDDMATVEAAYSEPDAEGIRTYVGSEADRAEDGAVSDAISLPETVVLSLEQGVDASTVTDGMTGTLDMQTVRGACEAGIIPKEKLVEAASAMSDSMGSMGGSIVKQRAVTYVQQEYEAQGISLTDVQNSYLASMSLKMFGLCAVSLVATILTGAVASHTACTIARDLRRQTFDRVMHFSPAEVGKFSQASLITRCTNDIQQIQMATTLFIRMVLMAPIMGVVAVMRVLATHTGLEWTIGVAVIAVCAVVGVLMGLTMPKFKKMQKFVDRVNLVAREMLDGVMPIRAFGRQDHELERFDDASRDLMDTQLFTNRAMSFMMPLMMLVMNCVTVLIVWAGSHGVSDGVMQVGDMMAFISYTMQIVMAFMILTMVSVMLPRAEVAAERVEEVLSTQSSIKEPKRPQLLAADAPRGELAFKNVSFQYPDAREDVISGVSFTVHAGQTLGVIGSTGCGKSTLVQLIPRLYDVTGGKVTLDGIDVRDLPLSELRRRVGYVPQQGMLFSGTVESNLKFAGESVTDDAMREAAAIAQATDFIEEREGGFGSEISQGGGNVSGGQRQRLSIARALAKRPEVVVFDDSFSALDYKTDARLREELARTQKEAAIVVVAQRIATIMHADQIVVLDDGQVVGQGTHEELLRSCPAYLEIAQSQLSAKELGLTQEEITAVMEGGSR; this is translated from the coding sequence ATGAGGATCGTCAAGCTCTTTAAGAACCACGTGCTTGCGCTGGTGTGCGCCGTGGCGCTCATCGTCATCAGCTGCAACGCGGACCTCGCGCTGCCCACCTACATGAGCGAGATCGTGGACGTGGGCATCCAGCAGGGAGGCATAGAGGGCCCGGCGCCCGACACCATCCGCGCCGAGTCCCTGTCTGACCTGGAGCTCTTCATGCCCGAGGACGACATGGCAACCGTCGAGGCCGCCTACTCCGAGCCCGATGCAGAGGGCATCCGCACCTACGTGGGCTCCGAGGCAGACCGCGCCGAGGACGGCGCCGTCAGCGACGCCATCAGCCTGCCCGAGACCGTAGTCCTCTCCCTCGAGCAGGGCGTGGACGCCTCGACCGTGACGGACGGCATGACGGGCACGCTTGACATGCAGACCGTCCGCGGCGCCTGCGAGGCGGGCATCATCCCCAAGGAGAAGCTCGTCGAGGCCGCCAGCGCCATGAGCGACTCCATGGGCAGCATGGGCGGCTCCATCGTCAAGCAGCGCGCCGTCACCTACGTGCAGCAGGAGTACGAGGCCCAGGGCATCAGCCTGACCGACGTGCAGAACTCCTACCTTGCCAGCATGTCGCTCAAGATGTTCGGCCTGTGCGCCGTCTCGCTGGTGGCCACCATCCTCACGGGCGCCGTGGCCTCCCACACTGCCTGCACCATCGCGCGCGACCTGCGCCGCCAGACCTTCGACCGCGTGATGCACTTCTCGCCGGCAGAGGTCGGAAAGTTCAGCCAGGCGTCCCTCATCACGCGCTGCACCAACGACATCCAGCAGATCCAGATGGCGACGACCCTCTTCATCCGCATGGTGCTCATGGCCCCCATCATGGGCGTCGTGGCCGTCATGCGCGTGCTTGCCACCCACACGGGCCTGGAGTGGACCATCGGCGTGGCCGTCATCGCCGTGTGCGCCGTGGTGGGCGTGCTCATGGGCCTCACCATGCCCAAGTTCAAGAAGATGCAGAAGTTCGTGGACCGCGTGAACCTCGTCGCCCGCGAGATGCTCGACGGCGTCATGCCCATCCGCGCCTTTGGCCGCCAGGACCACGAGCTCGAGCGCTTTGACGACGCCTCCCGCGACCTCATGGACACCCAGCTCTTCACCAACCGCGCCATGAGCTTCATGATGCCGCTCATGATGCTGGTCATGAACTGCGTCACCGTGCTTATCGTATGGGCCGGCTCCCACGGCGTCAGCGACGGCGTGATGCAGGTCGGCGACATGATGGCCTTCATCTCCTACACCATGCAGATCGTCATGGCGTTCATGATCCTCACCATGGTCTCCGTCATGCTGCCGCGCGCCGAGGTGGCCGCCGAGCGCGTGGAGGAGGTCCTCTCCACCCAGAGCTCCATCAAGGAGCCCAAGCGCCCGCAGCTTCTCGCCGCCGACGCCCCTCGCGGCGAGCTGGCCTTCAAGAACGTCAGCTTCCAGTACCCCGACGCCCGCGAGGACGTCATCAGCGGCGTGAGCTTCACCGTGCACGCCGGCCAGACGCTGGGCGTCATCGGCTCCACGGGCTGCGGCAAGTCCACGCTCGTGCAGCTCATCCCGCGCCTGTACGACGTCACGGGAGGCAAGGTCACCCTGGACGGCATCGACGTCCGCGACCTTCCCCTCTCCGAGCTGCGCCGCCGCGTGGGCTACGTGCCCCAGCAGGGCATGCTCTTCTCTGGCACCGTGGAGTCCAACCTCAAGTTTGCCGGCGAGTCCGTGACCGACGACGCCATGCGCGAGGCGGCGGCAATCGCCCAGGCCACCGACTTCATCGAGGAGCGCGAGGGCGGCTTTGGCTCCGAGATCAGCCAGGGCGGCGGGAACGTCTCCGGCGGCCAGCGCCAGCGCCTCTCCATCGCGCGCGCCCTGGCCAAGCGCCCCGAGGTCGTGGTCTTTGACGACTCCTTCAGCGCCCTTGACTACAAGACCGACGCCCGCCTGCGCGAGGAGCTCGCACGCACGCAGAAGGAGGCCGCCATCGTGGTGGTGGCCCAGCGCATAGCCACCATCATGCATGCGGACCAGATCGTCGTCCTGGACGACGGCCAGGTGGTGGGCCAGGGCACGCACGAGGAGCTCCTGCGCAGCTGCCCCGCCTACCTGGAGATCGCACAGTCACAGCTTTCCGCCAAGGAGCTCGGCCTCACGCAGGAAGAGATTACGGCGGTCATGGAAGGGGGTAGCCGCTAA
- a CDS encoding ABC transporter ATP-binding protein, with protein MADENSKTVMPKQRQRGPMGGRGFGGGRSVEKAKDFKGTMLKLLGYVGQHKVAVLFGIAFAICSVIFNIVGPKVLGQVTTKLYEGLVAKVSGTGAVDFDWIGKTLLFLLGLYLASSACNLVQGWLMTGVTQKICYRMRKEIAHKISVVPMSYFNGHSKGDVLSRITNDVDTLGQSLNQSITQLITSVTQILGVLVMMLSISLPLTGVTVLTLPAAAIIMMVMIHFSQPYFREQQQVLGAVNGIIEEDFAGQNVIQVFDRADAAVAEFDEKNDRLFISGWRSQFLSGLMMPLMSLVGNMGYVGVVVVGAQLALTGNATPGDIQSFIQYVRNFTQPVQQLGNVGNTLQSMAAATERVFEFLAAPEEEQATDAQVAEERPGLVEFDHVRFGYVPGQTIIHDFSCVAEPGQTVAIVGPTGAGKTTLIKLLQRFYDVDGGNLRVEGIDVRDWDRAALRKEFAMVLQDTWLFNGTIRENIRYGRPDATDAEVEAAAKAARCDHFIHTLADGYDFVINEEGTNLSQGQRQLVTIARAILADRPALILDEATSNVDTRTEELIQRAMDELMRGRTSFVIAHRLSTIRNADVILVLRDGDIVEKGTHEELLAKGGFYAELYNSQFEDAA; from the coding sequence ATGGCAGACGAGAACTCCAAGACCGTCATGCCCAAGCAGCGCCAGCGCGGCCCCATGGGCGGCCGCGGCTTTGGCGGCGGACGCTCCGTCGAGAAGGCCAAGGACTTCAAGGGCACCATGCTGAAGCTGCTGGGCTACGTGGGCCAGCACAAGGTGGCCGTGCTCTTCGGCATTGCCTTTGCCATCTGCTCGGTCATCTTCAACATCGTGGGCCCCAAGGTGCTGGGCCAGGTTACTACCAAGCTCTACGAGGGGCTTGTCGCCAAGGTGAGCGGCACCGGAGCCGTGGACTTTGACTGGATCGGCAAGACCCTGCTGTTCCTGCTCGGCCTCTACCTGGCGAGCTCCGCGTGCAACCTCGTGCAGGGCTGGCTCATGACCGGCGTCACGCAGAAGATCTGCTACCGCATGCGCAAGGAGATCGCCCACAAGATCTCCGTCGTGCCCATGAGCTACTTCAACGGCCACAGCAAGGGAGACGTGCTCAGCCGCATCACCAACGACGTGGACACCCTGGGCCAGTCCCTCAACCAGTCCATCACGCAGCTCATCACCTCGGTCACGCAGATCCTCGGCGTGCTCGTGATGATGCTCTCCATCAGCCTGCCGCTCACCGGCGTGACCGTGCTGACGCTTCCGGCCGCCGCCATCATCATGATGGTCATGATTCACTTCTCGCAGCCGTACTTCCGCGAGCAGCAGCAGGTCCTGGGTGCCGTCAACGGCATCATCGAGGAGGACTTCGCCGGCCAGAACGTCATCCAGGTCTTTGACCGCGCCGACGCCGCCGTGGCCGAGTTCGACGAGAAGAACGACCGCCTCTTCATCTCCGGCTGGAGGTCGCAGTTCCTCTCCGGCCTGATGATGCCGCTCATGTCCCTGGTGGGCAACATGGGCTACGTGGGCGTCGTCGTGGTGGGCGCGCAGCTGGCCCTCACGGGCAACGCCACCCCCGGCGACATCCAGTCCTTCATCCAGTACGTCCGCAACTTCACCCAGCCGGTCCAGCAGCTCGGCAACGTGGGCAACACGCTGCAGTCCATGGCTGCCGCCACCGAGCGCGTCTTTGAGTTTCTCGCTGCGCCGGAGGAGGAGCAGGCGACAGACGCCCAGGTGGCCGAGGAGCGCCCCGGCCTGGTGGAGTTCGACCACGTGCGCTTTGGGTACGTGCCCGGCCAGACCATCATCCACGACTTCAGCTGCGTGGCCGAGCCCGGCCAGACCGTGGCCATCGTGGGTCCGACGGGCGCCGGCAAGACCACGCTCATCAAGCTGCTCCAGCGCTTCTACGACGTGGACGGCGGAAACCTGCGCGTCGAGGGCATCGACGTGCGCGACTGGGACCGCGCGGCGCTGCGCAAGGAGTTTGCCATGGTCCTGCAGGACACGTGGCTGTTCAACGGCACCATCCGCGAGAACATCCGCTACGGCCGCCCCGACGCCACCGACGCCGAGGTCGAGGCCGCAGCCAAGGCCGCGCGCTGCGACCACTTCATCCACACGCTGGCCGACGGCTACGACTTTGTGATCAACGAGGAGGGCACCAACCTCTCCCAGGGCCAGCGCCAGCTCGTAACCATCGCGCGAGCCATCCTGGCCGACCGCCCCGCCCTCATCCTGGACGAGGCCACGTCCAACGTGGACACCCGCACCGAGGAGCTCATCCAGCGCGCCATGGACGAGCTCATGCGCGGCCGCACGAGCTTTGTCATCGCGCACCGCCTGAGCACCATCCGCAACGCCGACGTCATCCTCGTGCTGCGCGACGGCGACATCGTGGAGAAGGGCACCCACGAGGAGCTTCTCGCCAAGGGCGGCTTCTACGCGGAGCTCTACAACTCCCAGTTCGAGGACGCCGCGTAG
- a CDS encoding HAD family hydrolase, whose amino-acid sequence MIRAVLFDLDNTLLSLNLTAFLARYVNGASGLLCRASGKVRVNIMAAYARAWLAVEAETRRDRLTNEQLINKIVFEQTGIPLDDPAIADMICCYERTVVPRMGGGIVRAQPMPGAHEAVDCVHDLGLVCALATNPVVSRACDVARLHWAGFDEDDFALISCAENSTRSKPWAGYYEEFCGKLGVAPDECLMVGNDARRDFAHPECGLRTIYVGHARPKRAIWSGRMSDLAPALPRLIATS is encoded by the coding sequence GTGATTCGCGCCGTTCTCTTTGACTTGGACAACACCCTCCTGAGCCTCAACCTCACCGCGTTTCTCGCCCGGTACGTAAACGGGGCGTCAGGGCTGCTGTGCCGGGCAAGCGGCAAGGTGCGCGTGAACATCATGGCTGCCTACGCCCGGGCCTGGCTTGCTGTGGAGGCGGAGACGCGCCGAGACAGGCTCACCAACGAGCAGCTCATCAACAAGATCGTCTTCGAGCAGACGGGGATTCCCCTGGACGACCCGGCCATCGCGGACATGATCTGCTGCTACGAGCGCACCGTGGTGCCGCGCATGGGTGGCGGCATCGTGCGCGCCCAGCCCATGCCCGGGGCGCACGAGGCCGTCGACTGCGTCCATGACCTGGGGCTTGTCTGCGCGCTGGCAACCAACCCGGTGGTCTCGCGCGCCTGCGACGTCGCGCGCCTGCACTGGGCGGGCTTTGACGAGGACGACTTTGCCCTCATCTCCTGCGCCGAGAACAGCACGCGATCAAAGCCATGGGCCGGCTACTACGAGGAGTTCTGCGGCAAGCTCGGCGTGGCTCCCGACGAGTGCCTCATGGTTGGAAACGACGCCCGGCGCGACTTTGCCCACCCCGAGTGCGGCCTGCGCACCATCTACGTGGGTCACGCCCGCCCCAAGCGCGCCATCTGGAGCGGCCGCATGTCCGACCTCGCGCCGGCCCTCCCCCGCCTCATCGCCACCAGTTAA
- the rpsA gene encoding 30S ribosomal protein S1, with protein MSEIQNSSIFALDDISDEEMNNLIDGTVTDFDEGDLVTGTVVKIERDEVLLDIGYKSEGVIPSRELSIRKDVNPADVVAMNDEIEALVLQKEDKEGRLVLSKKRAEYERAWNAVEEKFNSGETVEGEVIEVVKGGLILDIGLRGFLPASLVDLRRVKDLNAYMGTRIEARVIEMDRNRNNVVLSRRVVLEEARKAERQEILSKLKVGMRLKGTVSSIVDFGAFVDLGGIDGLVHISELSWNHVNHPSEVVKVGQEVEVQVLDVDLNRERISLGLKQTTEDPWRTLVKKYPVDAIVEGKVTKLVTFGAFVDLGDGVEGLVHISEMAKQHVDQPSQVCTVGDTVQVKVMEIDLDRRRISLSMKAAAETLGTEVEVKPLPESEKPAEAAEETVEE; from the coding sequence TTGAGTGAGATTCAGAACTCGTCCATCTTTGCGTTGGATGACATTTCCGACGAGGAGATGAACAACCTCATCGACGGCACCGTCACCGACTTTGATGAGGGCGATCTTGTCACCGGCACCGTCGTCAAGATCGAGCGCGACGAGGTCCTGCTTGACATCGGCTACAAGTCCGAGGGCGTCATTCCTTCCCGCGAGCTCTCCATCCGCAAGGATGTCAACCCGGCTGACGTCGTTGCCATGAACGACGAGATCGAGGCTCTGGTTCTCCAGAAGGAGGACAAGGAGGGCCGTCTCGTCCTCTCCAAGAAGCGTGCCGAGTACGAGCGCGCCTGGAACGCCGTCGAGGAGAAGTTCAACTCCGGCGAGACCGTCGAGGGCGAGGTCATCGAGGTCGTCAAGGGCGGCCTGATTCTCGACATCGGCCTGCGCGGCTTCCTGCCCGCCTCCCTCGTCGACCTCCGTCGCGTCAAGGACCTCAACGCCTACATGGGCACCCGCATCGAGGCCCGCGTCATCGAGATGGACCGCAACCGCAACAACGTCGTCCTCTCCCGCCGCGTCGTGCTCGAGGAGGCCCGCAAGGCCGAGCGCCAGGAGATCCTCTCCAAGCTCAAGGTCGGCATGCGCCTCAAGGGCACCGTCTCCTCCATCGTTGACTTCGGTGCCTTCGTGGACCTCGGCGGCATCGACGGCCTGGTTCACATCTCCGAGCTCTCCTGGAACCACGTCAACCACCCCTCCGAGGTCGTCAAGGTCGGCCAGGAGGTCGAGGTCCAGGTGCTCGACGTCGATCTGAACCGCGAGCGCATCTCCCTCGGTCTCAAGCAGACCACCGAGGATCCTTGGCGCACCCTCGTCAAGAAGTATCCCGTTGACGCCATCGTCGAGGGCAAGGTCACCAAGCTCGTCACCTTCGGCGCCTTCGTCGACCTTGGTGACGGCGTCGAGGGCCTGGTCCACATCTCCGAGATGGCCAAGCAGCACGTCGACCAGCCTTCCCAGGTCTGCACCGTGGGCGACACCGTCCAGGTGAAGGTCATGGAGATCGACCTCGACCGTCGTCGCATCTCCCTGTCCATGAAGGCCGCCGCCGAGACCCTCGGCACCGAGGTTGAGGTCAAGCCTCTCCCCGAGTCCGAGAAGCCGGCTGAGGCTGCCGAGGAGACCGTCGAGGAGTAA
- a CDS encoding heavy-metal-associated domain-containing protein, translated as MGPADIAIIAVVAVIVVVAVVRLVGTTRGTRDCCSGAKKGAASGGCSFPAVEVADKDESHYPYSAELGIGGMSCERCVAAVANALDSLDGAWATVELAGGHAHVCSKAPLTEQACRQVVEQAGYRLVSFRQVTGK; from the coding sequence ATGGGTCCAGCAGACATTGCCATCATCGCGGTCGTTGCCGTCATTGTCGTCGTGGCGGTCGTGCGCCTGGTGGGTACCACCAGGGGAACGCGCGACTGCTGCAGCGGCGCCAAGAAGGGCGCGGCCTCCGGTGGGTGCAGCTTCCCTGCCGTCGAGGTTGCCGACAAGGACGAGTCCCACTACCCCTACTCGGCCGAGCTCGGCATAGGCGGCATGTCCTGCGAGCGCTGCGTGGCCGCGGTGGCAAACGCCCTGGACTCCCTCGACGGCGCCTGGGCCACCGTCGAGCTTGCCGGCGGCCACGCCCACGTATGCTCCAAGGCGCCCCTCACCGAGCAGGCCTGCCGCCAGGTCGTCGAGCAGGCCGGCTACCGCCTCGTCTCCTTCCGCCAGGTAACAGGTAAATAA
- a CDS encoding glutamine synthetase III family protein encodes MGKDKVTEEYGSLLFTDAVMQERLPKPTYKELKQVIEEGKKLDLSIANEVAHAMKEWALEKGATHYAHWFQPLTGITSEKHDSFITPKDDGSVLMSFSGKELIQGEPDASSFPSGGLRATFEARGYTAWDPSSPAFIKDEVLCIPTAFISYTGEALDKKTPLLRSQVALEGQAKRVLELFGRPAKHVMTTVGPEQEYFLIKEEDFQKRPDLIMCGRTLFGCEPVKGQELEEHYFGAIRPTVNAFMKEVDDELWKLGVPAKTKHNEVAPGQHELAPIFEQGSLAIDDNLLTMEKLKLLATHHGLACLEHEKPFDYVNGSGKHNNWSICADGKNLLEPGAQPNENLQFLVFLAALIAAVDTHADLLRMSVASAGNDHRLGANEAPPAIVSVFLGDELDEIVEALIHDEATEAHGRTRIDLGVPSLPTVLQDTTDRNRTSPFAFTGNKFEFRMCGSQQNLSDPNVVLNTAVAEQCDEFACAMAGKTGDEFTACALAWVKQTLKDHHRIIFEGNGYSEEWEQEAERRGLPNLKTTPDALPTMVKPENVAFFDKYGVLNEAEVHARYVSKAEQYSKLLNIEANTMVYMARSLYLPALFDYSGDIATSVATKAELGIEATAEKELVKTLTNGINAIYEATADLESNNADARAIEDPQAQCDAYRDSVIPSMEHLRASVDAMEKICGADYWPVPSYNSLLFWV; translated from the coding sequence ATGGGCAAGGACAAGGTCACCGAGGAGTACGGAAGCCTCCTGTTCACGGATGCCGTGATGCAGGAGAGGCTTCCCAAGCCTACCTACAAGGAGCTCAAGCAGGTCATCGAGGAGGGCAAGAAGCTCGACCTGAGCATCGCCAACGAGGTGGCCCACGCCATGAAGGAGTGGGCGCTGGAGAAGGGCGCGACGCACTACGCGCACTGGTTCCAGCCGCTGACGGGCATCACCTCCGAGAAGCACGACAGCTTCATCACGCCCAAGGACGACGGCAGCGTCCTCATGTCGTTCTCGGGCAAGGAGCTCATCCAGGGCGAGCCGGACGCCTCCTCCTTCCCCTCCGGCGGCCTGCGCGCCACCTTCGAGGCCCGCGGCTACACCGCCTGGGACCCCTCCAGCCCCGCCTTCATCAAAGACGAGGTCCTATGCATCCCCACGGCCTTCATCTCCTACACCGGCGAGGCGCTTGACAAGAAGACCCCGCTGCTGCGCTCCCAGGTGGCCCTTGAGGGCCAGGCCAAGCGCGTGCTGGAGCTCTTCGGCCGTCCCGCCAAGCACGTCATGACCACCGTCGGCCCCGAGCAGGAGTACTTCCTCATCAAGGAGGAGGACTTCCAGAAGCGCCCGGACCTCATCATGTGTGGCCGCACGCTCTTTGGCTGCGAGCCGGTCAAGGGCCAGGAGCTCGAGGAGCACTACTTCGGCGCCATCCGCCCGACGGTCAACGCCTTCATGAAGGAGGTCGACGACGAGCTCTGGAAGCTCGGCGTCCCCGCCAAGACCAAGCACAACGAGGTCGCCCCCGGCCAGCACGAGCTCGCCCCCATCTTCGAGCAGGGCTCCCTTGCCATTGACGACAACCTCCTGACCATGGAGAAGCTCAAGCTCCTGGCCACCCACCACGGCCTGGCCTGCCTCGAGCACGAGAAGCCCTTCGACTACGTCAACGGCTCCGGCAAGCACAACAACTGGTCCATCTGCGCCGACGGCAAGAACCTGCTCGAGCCTGGCGCCCAGCCCAACGAGAACCTGCAGTTCCTCGTCTTCCTGGCCGCCCTCATCGCCGCCGTCGACACCCACGCCGACCTGCTGCGCATGAGCGTCGCCTCCGCCGGCAACGACCACCGTCTGGGCGCCAACGAGGCGCCCCCGGCCATTGTCTCCGTCTTCCTGGGTGATGAGCTGGACGAGATCGTCGAGGCCCTCATCCATGACGAGGCCACCGAGGCTCACGGCCGCACCCGCATCGACCTGGGCGTTCCCTCCCTGCCCACGGTCCTGCAGGACACCACGGACCGCAACCGCACGTCTCCCTTCGCCTTCACCGGCAACAAGTTCGAGTTCCGCATGTGCGGCTCCCAGCAGAACCTGTCCGACCCCAACGTGGTACTGAACACCGCCGTGGCCGAGCAGTGCGACGAGTTCGCCTGCGCCATGGCCGGCAAGACCGGCGACGAGTTCACCGCCTGCGCCCTGGCCTGGGTCAAGCAGACGCTCAAGGATCACCACCGCATCATCTTCGAGGGCAACGGCTACTCCGAGGAGTGGGAGCAGGAGGCCGAGCGCCGCGGCCTGCCCAACCTCAAGACCACGCCGGACGCCCTGCCCACCATGGTCAAGCCCGAGAACGTCGCCTTCTTCGACAAGTACGGCGTCCTCAACGAGGCCGAGGTCCACGCCCGCTACGTCTCCAAGGCCGAGCAGTACTCCAAGCTGCTCAACATCGAGGCCAACACCATGGTCTACATGGCCCGCTCCCTCTACCTGCCCGCCCTCTTCGACTACTCCGGCGACATTGCCACGAGCGTTGCCACCAAGGCCGAGCTGGGCATCGAGGCCACGGCCGAGAAGGAGCTCGTCAAGACCCTGACCAACGGCATCAACGCCATCTACGAGGCCACGGCTGACCTCGAGTCCAACAACGCCGACGCCCGCGCCATCGAGGACCCGCAGGCCCAGTGCGACGCCTACCGCGACTCGGTCATCCCGAGCATGGAACACCTGCGCGCCTCCGTCGACGCCATGGAGAAGATCTGTGGCGCCGACTACTGGCCCGTCCCCAGCTACAACAGCCTGCTCTTCTGGGTGTAG
- a CDS encoding ABC transporter substrate-binding protein — translation MTNLTRRNFVKGAAVAGSAATMLSMAACGGSDSSTTDGGEKKKVLRFGQSNAKLGLDMQKSTNSGSSSVSDCVFEAPLRWTEDNELVPCLLTEIPTFEDDGVTLHCTLKEGIKCHDGSTLTANDVKYTFERMFKPETAAKSTYMYDLIKGAKDMLAGTATELEGLTVEDDTHFTFVLESPMVTFINNLGISYAQIYPQKACEEAGDQWGWGTNCVGTGKYKVVENDDATEVKFEKFAEYHDGEPALDEIDIIYYDDNNTKLLAFKNGDIDWCDVSADMLTQYSNDPDVKDCITLYNTLGVHFVNLNLQSDKLKDVKVREALSLAIDRQALIDNTLSGAGVPAGCWLAPATPGHDDSATLDYDPEKAKQLLAEAGVSNLTLDCKIRKGQYEKYMTVIQSYWAEIGVTLNLTVEDTGVWQSDWADGNLEVTALGWFPLYADGDNHLYTYFYSANAKGKSSFYNNPEVDKLLADARVSQDKDERASLYKEADHIICHEDFATIPLFWPKNSFAAKSYVKNAKVGNLIYHMFDLDIDTSDPDYKTA, via the coding sequence ATGACTAACCTCACCCGCCGTAACTTCGTCAAGGGCGCCGCCGTTGCCGGCTCCGCCGCGACGATGCTTTCCATGGCCGCCTGCGGTGGCTCCGACTCCTCCACCACCGACGGTGGCGAGAAGAAGAAGGTCCTGCGCTTCGGCCAGTCCAACGCCAAGCTCGGCCTGGACATGCAGAAGTCCACCAACTCCGGCTCCTCCTCCGTCTCTGACTGCGTCTTCGAGGCTCCCCTTCGCTGGACCGAGGACAACGAGCTCGTCCCGTGCCTGCTGACCGAGATCCCGACCTTCGAGGACGACGGCGTCACCCTGCACTGCACCCTCAAGGAGGGCATCAAGTGCCACGACGGCTCCACGCTGACCGCCAACGACGTCAAGTACACGTTTGAGCGCATGTTCAAGCCTGAGACCGCTGCCAAGTCCACCTACATGTACGACCTCATCAAGGGCGCCAAGGACATGCTCGCCGGCACCGCCACCGAGCTCGAGGGCCTCACCGTCGAGGACGACACCCACTTCACCTTCGTCCTCGAGTCCCCGATGGTCACCTTCATCAACAACCTGGGCATCAGCTACGCCCAGATCTACCCGCAGAAGGCTTGCGAGGAGGCTGGCGACCAGTGGGGCTGGGGCACCAACTGCGTTGGCACCGGCAAGTACAAGGTCGTCGAGAACGATGACGCCACCGAGGTCAAGTTCGAGAAGTTCGCTGAGTACCACGACGGCGAGCCTGCCCTCGATGAGATCGACATCATCTACTACGACGACAACAACACCAAGCTGTTGGCCTTCAAGAACGGCGACATTGACTGGTGCGACGTCTCCGCCGACATGCTGACCCAGTACTCCAACGACCCCGACGTCAAGGACTGCATAACCCTGTACAACACCCTGGGCGTCCACTTTGTGAACCTCAACCTCCAGAGCGACAAGCTCAAGGACGTCAAGGTCCGCGAGGCCCTCTCCCTGGCCATCGACCGTCAGGCCCTCATCGACAACACCCTGTCCGGCGCCGGCGTGCCCGCTGGCTGCTGGCTGGCTCCTGCCACCCCGGGCCACGACGACTCCGCCACCCTCGACTACGACCCCGAGAAGGCCAAGCAGCTCCTGGCCGAGGCCGGCGTCTCCAACCTCACCCTTGACTGCAAGATCCGCAAGGGCCAGTACGAGAAGTACATGACCGTCATCCAGTCCTACTGGGCCGAGATTGGCGTCACCCTCAACCTCACCGTCGAGGACACCGGCGTCTGGCAGTCCGACTGGGCCGACGGCAATCTCGAGGTCACTGCCCTCGGCTGGTTCCCGCTCTACGCCGACGGCGACAACCACTTGTACACGTACTTCTACAGCGCCAACGCCAAGGGCAAGTCCTCCTTCTACAACAACCCCGAGGTTGACAAGCTCCTGGCTGACGCCCGCGTCTCCCAGGACAAGGACGAGCGCGCTTCCCTCTACAAGGAGGCCGACCACATCATCTGCCACGAGGACTTTGCCACCATCCCGCTGTTCTGGCCCAAGAACTCCTTCGCGGCCAAGAGCTACGTCAAGAACGCCAAGGTCGGCAACCTCATTTACCATATGTTCGACCTTGACATCGACACCTCTGATCCGGACTACAAGACCGCTTAA
- a CDS encoding MarR family winged helix-turn-helix transcriptional regulator translates to MEGNSEDFRALAQEVLEEFGALGRRMGSRMQNARRGEHGVIHALACSASPLTPSELAALGHLSSARVANVLRSLEEKGLVTREHSQADRRRVTVSLTEAGRAEDKRHKAEFEELASDFLAQLGEKDTREMLRILRRVNQTIDGNRAARQAADKQDQERKGGQPHEDRQAL, encoded by the coding sequence GTGGAAGGGAATTCCGAGGACTTCCGCGCACTGGCGCAGGAGGTCCTGGAGGAGTTCGGGGCGCTCGGCCGCCGCATGGGCTCGAGGATGCAAAACGCCCGCCGCGGAGAGCATGGCGTCATACATGCGCTCGCCTGTTCCGCAAGCCCGCTCACCCCGAGCGAGCTTGCCGCGCTGGGCCACCTCTCCTCCGCCCGCGTGGCCAACGTGCTGCGCTCCCTTGAGGAGAAGGGCCTCGTCACCCGGGAGCACTCCCAGGCCGACCGCCGTCGCGTCACCGTAAGCCTCACCGAGGCCGGACGGGCGGAAGACAAGCGCCACAAGGCGGAGTTCGAGGAGCTGGCCAGCGATTTTCTCGCCCAGCTCGGCGAGAAGGACACCCGGGAGATGCTGCGCATCCTCCGTCGCGTGAACCAGACCATAGACGGCAACCGTGCGGCCCGGCAGGCCGCCGACAAACAAGACCAAGAGAGGAAGGGAGGCCAGCCGCATGAGGATCGTCAAGCTCTTTAA